From a region of the Sminthopsis crassicaudata isolate SCR6 chromosome 6, ASM4859323v1, whole genome shotgun sequence genome:
- the RNH1 gene encoding ribonuclease inhibitor isoform X2 has translation MSLDIQCEDLSTARWTELLPSMQQYGVIRLDDCGLTDAMCAKISSVLQDNLSLTELSLANNELRDSGVQMVLSGLQTPTCKIQKLSLQNCNITGASCELIPALLRTKSTLTDLQLSDNHLGDEGVKLLCEGLMDPKCNLQRLELEYCEFTSASCEALSSVLKSKNSLKELTLNNNELGEAGVLLLCQGLMEPNCNLQVLKLEGCGVTAANCRNLSSVLQTKESLEELCLGENKIGDAGLAQLCQGILSPACRLKTLWLWECDITAEGCRALAQVLKGKACLKKLSLICNQLGDEGAELLCQALLDPACQLEELWLRTCGFTVASCPNFCTLLEKNRTLKELQLSTNALEDTGVELMSKGLLQAECPVQSLWLGDCELSDECCGTLANILLNNHTLKELDLSNNRMGDAGIRKLVASLKQPACTLEQLVLFDIYWTEEVDNELRALKEIKPNLRITS, from the exons ATGAGCCTGGACATTCAGTGTGAGGATCTGAGCACTGCCCGCTGGACGGAGCTTCTTCCCTCTATGCAGCAGTATGGCGTCATCAG GCTCGACGACTGCGGCCTCACAGACGCCATGTGCGCCAAAATCAGCTCCGTGCTCCAGGACAACTTGTCCCTGACAGAACTCAGCCTCGCCAACAACGAGCTGAGGGACTCGGGGGTGCAGATGGTGCTGAGCGGCCTGCAGACTCCCACCTGCAAGATCCAGAAGCTCAG CCTGCAGAACTGCAACATCACGGGCGCCAGCTGCGAGCTGATCCCGGCCCTGCTGCGCACCAAGTCCACCCTGACGGACCTGCAGCTGAGCGACAACCACCTGGGCGACGAGGGCGTGAAGCTGCTGTGCGAGGGCTTGATGGACCCCAAGTGCAACCTGCAGAGGCTGGA GCTGGAGTACTGCGAGTTCACCTCTGCCAGCTGCGAAGCTCTGTCCTCCGTGCTCAAAAGCAAGAACTCCCTGAAGGAGCTGACCCTGAACAACAACGAGCTGGGCGAGGCCGGGGTGCTCCTCCTCTGCCAGGGCCTGATGGAGCCCAACTGCAACCTGCAGGTCTTGAA GCTGGAGGGCTGCGGAGTCACGGCTGCCAACTGCAGGAACCTTAGCTCGGTCCTCCAGACCAAGGAGTCTCTGGAGGAGCTGTGCCTGGGGGAGAACAAGATCGGGGACGCCGGCCTGGCCCAGCTGTGCCAGGGCATCCTGAGCCCCGCCTGCAGGCTGAAGACTCTGTG gCTGTGGGAGTGTGACATCACAGCCGAGGGCTGCCGGGCCCTGGCCCAGGTGCTGAAGGGCAAAGCCTGCTTGAAAAAGCTGAGTCTCATCTGCAACCAGCTGGGCGACGAAGGGGCCGAACTGCTGTGCCAGGCGCTGCTGGACCCCGCCTGCCAGCTGGAGGAGCTGTG gctcaGGACGTGCGGCTTCACGGTGGCGAGCTGCCCCAACTTCTGCACGCTTCTGGAGAAGAACCGGACCCTGAAGGAGCTGCAGCTGAGCACCAACGCGCTGGAGGACACGGGCGTGGAGCTCATGAGCAAGGGCCTCCTGCAGGCCGAGTGCCCCGTCCAGAGCCTCTG GCTGGGGGATTGCGAGCTCTCGGACGAGTGCTGCGGGACCCTGGCCAACATCCTGCTCAACAACCACACCCTGAAGGAGCTGGACCTGAGCAACAACAGGATGGGGGACGCGGGCATCCGGAAGCTGGTGGCCAGCCTCAAGCAGCCCGCCTGCACCTTGGAGCAGCTGGT CCTGTTTGACATTTACTGGACGGAGGAGGTGGACAACGAACTGCGGGCGCTGAAGGAGATCAAACCCAACTTGCGCATCACATCCTGA